The Stomoxys calcitrans chromosome 3, idStoCalc2.1, whole genome shotgun sequence genome includes a region encoding these proteins:
- the LOC106091420 gene encoding cytoplasmic protein NCK1, which translates to MLEYPQRFARTVPEPLITQNNTTTHHHQHQPPTHHQQPQPLPHQNFTQQQQQHIVVGSHYHPQQGQGSYPTTPASPAHQRYQQQPPPPQHQRTLSTASSCSAQHKSVTFSQVTSTSNSGDYSAGSSSGNSSCGGQQSMAGNMKHGKSQEDVCYVVAKYDYAAQGAQELDLRKNERYLLLDDTKHWWRVQNNRNLSGYVPSNYVKKEKPSLFDSIKKKVKKGSGSKTLPNCSPSRQIESPTMSRRLPPDPSEAIGSAIVKYNYQAQQPDELSLTKGTRILILEKSNDGWWRGQSGNAVGWFPSNYTTEDCDNDGEIHTYAMAENVLDIVVALYSFNSNNDQELSFEKGDRLEIVDRPASDPDWYKARNNQGQVGLVPRNYLQELNEYLSTPYRNNGGAAGNGNNGANANGDSIDRRADGMPQNSPPPMERPNLAGKSWYYGAITRSQCDTVLNQHGHDGDYLIRDSETNMGDYSVSLKAPGRNKHFRVHVENNMYCIGQRKFHTLDQLVDHYQRAPIYTNKQGEKLYLVRPLPKANGT; encoded by the exons ATGTTGGAATACCCTCAACGTTTTGCGCGTACAGTCCCCGAACCCTTGATAACACAAAACAATACAACaacacatcatcatcaacaccaACCACCAACACATCACCAACAGCCACAGCCACTGCCACATCAAAACTTtacacaacaacagcaacaacatattGTAGTGGGATCACATTATCATCCCCAGCAAGGACAGGGATCGTATCCAACTACACCAGCTTCGCCGGCCCATCAACGCTATCAGCAGCAACCACCACCACCTCAACACCAAAGGACACTATCGACAGCCTCATCGTGCAGTGCCCAACATAAAAGTGTTACATTCAGTCAAGTGACGAGTACATCCAATAGTGGCGATTATAGTGCCGGGAGTAGTAGTGGCAATTCCAGTTGTGGTGGTCAACAATCAATGGCGGGCAACATGAAGCACG GAAAATCACAAGAAGATGTTTGCTACGTAGTAGCCAAATACGATTATGCCGCACAAGGAGCTCAAGAATTGGATTTACGGAAAAACGAACGCTATCTGCTTTTGGATGATACCAAACATTGGTGGCGTGTACAAAATAATCGAAATTTGTCCGGTTATGTACCCAGCAATTatgtaaaaaaggaaaaaccaTCTCTATTTGATAG CATtaagaaaaaagtgaaaaagggTTCAGGCTCTAAAACACTACCCAACTGCTCGCCATCAAGACAAATTGAAAGTCCAACAATGTCACGAAGACTGCCACCAGATCCATCAGAGGCCATTGGCTCGGCTATAGTCAAATATAATTACCAAGCCCAACAACCCGATGAGTTGTCACTGACCAAGGGTACACGTATACTGATATTAGAAAAATCAAACGATGGCTGGTGGCGAGGACAAAGTGGTAATGCCGTGGGCTGGTTTCCAAGCAACTACACAACCGAAGATTGTGATAATGATGGtgaaatacatacatatgcaaTGGCAGAGAATGTTTTAGATATAGTG GTCGCTTTATATAGTTTCAATTCAAATAACGATCAAGAGCTATCATTCGAAAAGGGGGATCGTTTAGAAATTGTCGATCGTCCTGCCTCAGATCCCGATTGGTATAAGGCTCGTAATAATCAAGGTCAAGTCGGTTTAGTTCCACGCAATTATTTACAAGAATTAAATGAATATCTCAGCACACCATATCGCAACAATGGTGGGGCAGCGGGCAATGGTAACAATGGGGCCAATGCTAATGGCGATTCCATTGATCGTCGTGCCGATGGTATGCCACAAAATTCACCGCCCCCCATGGAACGACCCAATTTAGCTGGTAAATCCTGGTACTATGGGGCCATAACACGCAGCCAATGTGATACGGTATTAAATCAACATGGTCATGATGGCGACTATCTAATACGTGACAGTGAAACTAAT ATGGGAGACTATTCAGTTTCTCTGAAGGCTCCCGGACGCAATAAGCATTTCCGAGTTCATGTGGAGAACAACATGTATTGCATAGGTCAACGTAAGTTTCATACTCTAGATCAGCTAGTAGACCATTACCAAAGAGCGCCCATCTATACGAATAAG